The genomic window TCTTCTCCGTCGGCAGCGGCACCGGGCCGGCGACCTGAGCGCCCGTCCGGGTCACCGTCTCGACGATCTTGCGCGCCGAGGAGTCGATGACCTCGTGGTCGTAGGCCTTGAGCCTGATGCGGATCTTCTGTCCCGCCATGGCGTGTTGGTCGTCCTTCGTCTCGAACCGCTGCTTGTGCCCCGTGCTCCTCGGCGCCGACCCCCGCGGTCGGGCGTGTCGCGCCGTTGTCGCACAGATCGCCGCGACGCGCGCACTGCTCCCCAGGGGGTCGTGCGCCTCGTCAGCGGCGTGGCACCTGGAATCCACTATCGCCGGAACGGCGCAGGCACCTGGCCCCGCCATCCGCTCGTCCCCGTGCTCGCTCTCGCGCTGCGGGGCCGCCCGGTGACTGGGCAACCTCGTCAGTATGGCCCAGCGAGGGGCCGTACGTCCAATCGGTGCCGCTGCCGGCCCCCGGACGCCCCTCTGCCGGTGCGGCGCGGGACGGGTGGGGCCGGGCACGCCGGAGGGGGCCGGTCCCAGCGGGACCGGCCCCCTCCGTCGGTGCTACTTGGTGATCTTGGTGACGCGACCCGCGCCGACCGTGCGCCCGCCCTCGCGGATGGCGAAGCGCAGGCCCTCCTCCATGGCGATGGGGTGGATGAGCTCCACGGCCATCTCCGTGTTGTCGCCGGGCATGACCATCTCGGTGCCCTCGGGGAGGGTCACCACGCCGGTCACGTCCGTCGTGCGGAAGTAGAACTGCGGGCGGTAGTTGTTGAAGAACGGCGTGTGCCGGCCGCCCTCGTCCTTCGACAGGATGTAGACCTGCGCGTCGAAGTTCGTGTGGGGCGTGGTCGTCCCGGGCTTGATGACGACCTGGCCGCGCTCGACGTCCTCGCGCTTGATGCCGCGGAGGAGCAGACCGACGTTCTCGCCCGCCTGGCCCTCGTCGAGCAGCTTGCGGAACATCTCGATGCCGGTGACGGTCGTCGTCTGCTTCGTCGGGTGGATGCCGACGATGTCGACCGTCTCGTTGACCTTGACGACGCCGCGCTCGATGCGGCCGGTCACGACGGTGCCGCGGCCGGTGATCGTGAAGACGTCCTCGACGGGCATGAGGAACGGCTTGTCGACCTCGCGCTCGGGCTGCGGGATCGACTCGTCGACCGCGTTCATGAGCTCCATGAGCTTGTCGGCCCACTCGGCGTCGCCCTCGAGCGCCTTCAGCGCCGAGACGCGCACCACGGGGACGTCGTCGCCCGGGAACTCGTACTCCGAGAGGAGCTCGCGGACCTCGAGCTCGACGAGCTCGAGGATCTCCTCGTCGTCCACCATGTCGGACTTGTTCAGGGCCACGACGATGTAGGGGACGCCGACCTGGCGGGCCAGGAGCACGTGCTCCTTGGTCTGCGGCATCGGGCCGTCGGTCGCGGCGACCACGAGGATGGCGCCGTCCATCTGCGCCGCACCCGTGATCATGTTCTTGATGTAGTCCGCGTGACCGGGGCAGTCGACGTGGGCGTAGTGACGCTGCTCGGTCTGGTACTCGACGTGCGCGATCGAGATCGTGATGCCGCGCTGGCGCTCCTCGGGAGCCTTGTCGATCTGGTCGAACGGCGTGAAGGGGTTGACGTCCGGGTAACGGTCGTGCAGGACCTTGGTGATCGCCGCGGTGAGCGTCGTCTTCCCGTGGTCGATGTGCCCGATCGTCCCGATGTTGACGTGCGGCTTGGTCCGCTCGAACTTCGCCTTCGCCACGGTGGTGTCCTCCTCAGGACTACTGCGTCGTGCTGCGCGACCTGGGTGGTCGCACGCTTGGGGGGATCCCGGT from Motilibacter rhizosphaerae includes these protein-coding regions:
- the tuf gene encoding elongation factor Tu, yielding MAKAKFERTKPHVNIGTIGHIDHGKTTLTAAITKVLHDRYPDVNPFTPFDQIDKAPEERQRGITISIAHVEYQTEQRHYAHVDCPGHADYIKNMITGAAQMDGAILVVAATDGPMPQTKEHVLLARQVGVPYIVVALNKSDMVDDEEILELVELEVRELLSEYEFPGDDVPVVRVSALKALEGDAEWADKLMELMNAVDESIPQPEREVDKPFLMPVEDVFTITGRGTVVTGRIERGVVKVNETVDIVGIHPTKQTTTVTGIEMFRKLLDEGQAGENVGLLLRGIKREDVERGQVVIKPGTTTPHTNFDAQVYILSKDEGGRHTPFFNNYRPQFYFRTTDVTGVVTLPEGTEMVMPGDNTEMAVELIHPIAMEEGLRFAIREGGRTVGAGRVTKITK